From Acidovorax sp. 1608163:
AGGGCGCGGCGGGCTTGTCGGGATTGGCCTTGTTGTAGGCGGCCAGCGTCTCGGTGATTTCGGCCAGCCACTCATCGAGCAGTTCGGCGGGGCGCGCATTGAGTGACGGCATGGAGCCCACCACACCGGCCTTGCACTGCTCAATGACGAGCTTGGGGTTGCTGATGATGAACAGCGGCGATCCGATGACGGGCAACGACAGGTTTTGCAACGCGGCGGGCAGTTTGGACATGGCAACAACTTCCAGAAACAGGTTTTGATTGAAATAGCCCTCTAGCGCTTATTCAACAAGCGCTAGCAGCTATTATTTTTATAGTAAAGGCCTGCACCCTGCACAGGCCTCGTCTCACTCTTTTTCATTCCTCAACGGGCGGGCTGCCCTTTCAGGACGCGTTAGAACGCCTCCAATGCCAGCTCGGTCACGCTGGCGGCACCTTCCACAATGCTGTCGCGCAGGCCGGGGGCCTTCACCAGAATGTGGTCAGCGTAGAACTGGGCCGTGGTGATTTTTGCGCGCATGAAGGCTTCGTCCTGTCCCTTTTGCAACAGGTCTTGGGCCACCAGCAGGCTGCGCGCCAGTTGCCAGCCCGCCACCACATTGCCCGCCAGCATCAGGTAGGGCACGCTGCCCGCGAAGACGGCGTTGGGCTGGGCCTTGGTGCCGCCCGCCACGAAGTCGATCACGTCGAGCAGCGCCTTGCGCGCAGCCGTCAGGCGCTTGGCCACAGCCAGTGCGGCTGGAGTGCCGCTGGCCAGCAGTTCACTTTCAGTCTTCTCGATCTGCGCGGCGATGCCCTTGGCCACCTGCCCGCCATCGCGTGCCGTCTTGCGGCCCACCAGGTCGTTGGCCTGGATGGCGGTGGTGCCTTCGTAAATGGTCAGGATCTTGGCGTCGCGGTAGTACTGGGCCGCGCCAGTTTCTTCAATGAAGCCCATGCCGCCATGCACCTGCACGCCCAGACTGGTCACTTCCAGGCTGGTCTCGGTGCTGTAGCCCTTGACTAGCGGCACCATGAATTCATAGAACGCCTGGTTCTGCTTGCGCGTGTCGGCATCGGGGTGGTGGTGTGCGGCGTCAAACGCGGCAGCTGCCACAGTGGCCATGGCGCGGCAGCCTTCCACGGTGGCGCGCATCGTCATCAGCATGCGCTTCACATCGGGGTGGTGGATGATGGCCGCGCTGGCGGCAATGGAGCCGTCCACAGGGCGGCTTTGCACGCGGTCCTTCGCGTACTGCACGGCCTTCTGGTAGGCGCGCTCGGAGATCGCGATGCCCTGCATGCCCACGGCGTAGCGGGCCGCGTTCATCATGATGAACATGTATTCGAGACCACGGTTTTCCTGGCCCACCAGGTAACCCACCGCACCGCCATGGTCGCCAAACTGCAGCACGGCCGTGGGCGATGCCTTGATGCCCAGCTTGTGCTCAATGCTCACGCAGTGCGCGTCGTTGCGGGCGCCCAGCGTGCCATCCTGGTTGACCATGAACTTGGGCACCACGAACAGGCTGATGCCCTTCACGCCTTCGGGCGCGCCCTGCACGCGGGCCAGCACCAGGTGCACGATGTTCTCGGCCATGTCGTGCTCACCGTAGGTGATGAAGATCTTGGTGCCGAAGATTTTGTAGGTGCCGTCGGGCTGCGGTTCGGCGCGCGTGCGCACCAGGGCCAAGTCCGAGCCCGCCTGGGGTTCCGTCAGGTTCATGGTGCCTGTCCACTCGCCGGTCACCAGCTTCTCCAGGTACGTGGCTTTGAGTTCATCGCTGCCGGCCGTGAGCAGGGCCTCGATGGCGCCATCGGTCAGCAACGGGCACAGCGCAAAGCTCATGTTGGCGCTGTTGGTCATCTCGATGCAGGCCGCACCAATGGTCTTGGGCAGGCCCTGGCCGCCGAAATCGGCCGGGTGCTGCAGGCCTTGCCAGCCGCCTTCGCCGTACTGGCGAAAGGCCTCCTTGAAGCCGGGAGTGGTCGTGACCACGCCGTCTTCCCAGCTCGACGGGTTCTTGTCGCCCTCGAAGTTGAGCGGAGCCAGCACGCCCTCGTTGAACTTGGCGCACTCTTCCAGCACGGCGGTGGCCGTGTCGAGGCCCGCGTCTTCAAAGCCGGGGATTTGTGCGATCTGTTCGATATTGGCCAGGTGCTCAATGTCGAACAGCATGTCCTTGACGGGGGCGGTGTAGCTCATCAATGTCTCCAGGAAAGCGAAATTTCGTCAAAAAAAAGGCATCGCGAACGATGCCTTTGTGCAAGCAGCAGGGCTTTACAGCGCCTTGACCAATTCAGGCACAGCCGTGAACAGGTCGGCTTCCAGCCCATAGTCGGCCACGCTGAAGATCGGCGCCTCAGGGTCCTTGTTGATCGCCACGATCACCTTGGAGTCCTTCATGCCCGCCAAGTGCTGGATGGCACCCGAGATGCCGGCCGCGATGTACAGCTGCGGTGCCACGATCTTGCCGGTCTGGCCCACTTGCAGGTCGTTCGGGGCGTAGCCTGCATCCACCGCAGCGCGGCTGGCGCCGATGGCGGCGCCCAGCTTGTCGGCCAGCGGGGTGATGACTTCGTTGAACTTCTCTGCACTGCCCAGCGCACGGCCACCGGAGACGATGATCTTGGCGGCGGTGAGTTCAGGGCGGTCGTTCTTGGCGATTTCGCTGCCCACGTAGCTGCTCTTGCCTGCATCGGCGGTCGCAGCGGCGGTTTCGACCGCGGCGCTGCCACCCGTGGCAGCTGCGGCATCAAAGCCGGTGGTGCGCACGGTGATGACTTTGACGCTGTCGGCGCTTTGCACGGTGGCAATGGCGTTGCCTGCGTAGATGGGGCGCTCGAAGGTGTCTTGGCTCACCACCTTGGTGATGTCGCTGATCTGCGCCACGTCGAGCTTGGCGGCCACGCGGGGGGCCACGTTTTTGCCACCTGCGGTGGCAGGGAACAGGATGTGGCTGTAGTTGCTGGCGATGGCCAGTACCTGGGCTGCCACGTTCTCGGCCAGGCCGTGGGCCAGGCTTGCTGCGTCGGCGTGGATCACCTTGCTCACACCAGCGATCTGGGCTGCTGCTTGGGCGGCAGCGCCGGCGTTGTGGCCAGCCACCAGCACGTGCACGTCGCCACCGCAGGCCACAGCGGCCGTGACGGTGTTCAGGGTGGCGCCTTTGATGCTGGCGTTGTCGTGTTCAGCAATAACGAGTACCGACATTTAGATCACCTTCGCTTCGTTCTTGAGTTTTTCAACGAGGGCCGCCACGTCGGCCACCTTCACACCCGCGCCGCGCTTGGCGGGCTCGGTCACCTTCAGGGTCTTGAGGCGAGGGGCCACGTCCACGCCGAGGTCTTCGGGCTTGACGGTGTCCAACTGCTTTTTCTTGGCCTTCATGATGTTGGGCAAGGTGACGTAGCGGGGTTCGTTCAGGCGCAGGTCGGTGGTGATGACGGCGGGCAGCGTCAGGGCCAGGGTTTCCAGGCCGCCGTCGATTTCGCGGGTCACATTGACCTTGTCAGCGGCCAATTCCACCTTGCTGGCGTTGGTGGCCTGGGGCAAGTCGGCCAGGGCCGCCAGCATCTGGCCGGTCTGGTTGGCGTCGTCGTCGATGGCTTGTTTGCCCAGGATGATGAGCGCAGGTTGCTCTTTGTCCACCAGGGCCTTGAGCAGCTTGGCCACGGCCAGGGGTTGCAGTTCGACATCGGTCTCGACCAGGATGGCGCGGTCTGCACCAATCGCCATGGCCGTGCGCAGGGTTTCCTGGCACTGGGCTACGCCGCAGGAGACTGCGATGACTTCGGTCACCAGGCCTTTTTCTTTCAGGCGCACTGCCTCTTCAACGGCGATTTCGTCAAAGGGGTTCATGCTCATCTTCACGTTGGCGATGTCCACACCCGTGTTGTCCGACTTCACTCGGACCTTCACGTTGTAGTCCACCACGCGCTTGACAGGGACCAAGACCTTCATTGCTGCGGCTCCTAGAGAGTTGGTTGAATTGACGTTTACGTAAACCAGATGATTCTATGCCGCACTGCAGCGAACCCAACAAAAGGATGCGCTTGCTGGCGGCAAATTTTCAAAAACGAACGACCGTGCTTTTTGTGAATTATAGGCCAGCAATTCACTGGCGCACAAAGAGTTTGCTGTCACCTGCGGCACGCAGGGTCACTGCCCCTGGCTTTGCGGTGCGGATGCCGCATCGGCCCCCACCAGGGCAGCCACGGTGGGCCCGGCCCCTGGCAAGCTGCCTTCCACCTGCACGTGCATGACGCGCTGGGGGAACGGAATGTCGATATGGTGCGCGCGCAGCGCCGCCAAAATGGCCCGGTTGATGTCCGAGCGCAGGCCCAGGGTTCCGTTTTCCGAATCGGCAATCCAGAACCCCACCGTGAACTCCAGGCCATCGGCACCAAAAGCAGACAAAGACGCAGACGGTGCGGGATCACGCAGCACGCGGTTGCTGGCCAGGGCCGATTCGGTCAACAGCTGGATCACCAGATCCACATCGCTGTCGTAGGCCACACTCACCACGGTGGACAGCCACACGCGGGGATCGGCCAGAGACAGGTTTTCCACCCGCTGGGTGATCAGCATCTCGTTGGGCACGATGGACTCGCGCCCCGCAGCAGACCGCACCACGGTGTAGCGCGCATTGATGTTGGTGATGCGGCCTTCAAAGTTGTCTACGCGCACGTTGTCGCCAATGCGCATGCTGCGCTCGGTCAGGATGACAAAGCCGCTGACGTAGTTGGAGGCCAGCTTTTGCAGCCCCAGGCCAATGCCCACGCCCACAGCCCCCCCAGCACCGACAAGGCCGTGAGATCAATCCCCACCGCCGACATGGCCACAATGAGGCCAAAGAAAATCATCACAGCCCGCAGCGCGTTGCTGACGGCCTTGCGCAGCGACAACTCAGCCCCCGTGGCTGAGCGCAACAAGCGCGACTCAATGGCTGCCGACACCCACAGCGTGAGCAGCAGCACCGCCGCCGCCGTCAAGGCCCCTTCCACCATGGTGCGCAGGCTCAGGTTCACGCTGCCCACCTTCCAGTGGATCTGCTCCATCTCGCCCAGCACCAGAGGCAATAGGCCCGTGACCCACAGCACCATGGCCAGCCACGCCAGCCAGGAGATGGTGCGCTCGATCGGTTTGACCCACTGGGACTGCGGAAACGCTACCTGCAGCACTTTGGCCCCGATGCGGATCACGACCAGTGACACCAGCACCGGAATCGCCACCTTGAACACGGCCAGCGGCACCCAGTTGAGCAGCACGGTGCGCGCCACGTAGCCCAATGCCAGCAGCACGATGGGGAACAGCGCCCCATCCACCACCTTGCGGCCAAACAGAATGGAGCGATGCCCTTCTTGCTTGAGCCCACGGCGCAGCAAGGCCACCATGCCCCAGGCCAGCCCCACACACACCAGCAGGCTGGCCAGCTCAATCAACACGGTGGGCGCTGCAAAGGCACGCAGCCACTGCCCCACATCGTCCAGCATGGGGGTATCTACAGAGCCTGCCATCAGCGCTTCCACTCCGGTGTGCGTTTCTCGGCAAAGGCCCGCGCGCCTTCCTGGGCGGCTGGGTCCATCATGTTGAGCGCCATGGTCTGCCCGGCCAACTGGTAGGCCGCCTCGATGCCCAGCTCGCGCTGCTGGTACACCAGCGCCTTGCCCATGGCAATGGCAGCGCGGGGCTTCTCCAGAATGGACTGGAGCAGTGTTTCTACCTCGGCATCCAGCGCATTGGCTGGTACCACGCGATTGAGCAGGCCCTGCGCCTGGGCGGTGCGGGCGTCGATGAAGTCTCCGGTGAGCAGCATCTCCATGGCGCGCTTGGCAGGCACATTGCGCACCAGCGGCACGCTGGGTGTGGCGCAAAACAGGCCGTAGTGGATGCCGCTGGTGGCAAAGCTGGCGTCTTCCGCCGCCACCGCCAAATCACACTGCGCCACCAGTTGGCAGCCCGCAGCGGTGGCCATGCCTTGCACCCGCGCAATGACGGGCACAGGCAGCTTGTGGATGGTGAGCATCATGCGGCTGCACTGCGCAAACAGCTTTTGGTACCACGCCTGATCGGGGTGGGCGGCCATGTCCTTGAGGTTGTGCCCCGCACAAAACGCCTTGCCTTGCGCCGCCAGCACCACGGCCCGCGCGGACGGGTCCTGGGCCACAGCGTCCAGCGCCTGCTGCAACGCCACCAGCATCTCCGAGCCCAGGGCATTGAAGCGCCCCGGATCGTTCAAGGTCAGGGTGATCACCCCCCGCTCATCGCGCGCCACCGCCAGAGGCGATTGCGGCGCTTGCAGCGACATTTGCGCCGTGTCCAAAACCGTCATCCGTTCAACTACCTTTCACATCCAACAAAAAATACACGTCAAAGATCCGCCAGCACGCGCAAGTGCGCCTCCACACTGCGGGCCAGCGGCCCCATCACGTAGCCGCCCTCCAGGCACGACACGATGCGGCCCTTGGAGTAGCGCCGGGCAATGTCTTTCACACGCTGGGTGATCCAGGTGTAATCCTGCTCGGTCAGGCCCAATTGGCCCATATCGTCCTCGCGGTGGGCATCAAAGCCCGCGCTCACAAAAATCATCTCGGGCTTGAAGGCCTCCAGCCTCGGAATCCACATCATCTCGATGATCTCCCGGACATCCATGCCCCGCGTGTAGGCCGCCACCGGCACGTTCACCATGTTGGGGGCCGGGTCCACATCGCCGCTGTACGGATAGAACGGGTGCTGGAAGATGCTGACCATGAGCGCCCGCGAATCTCCCGCCAGGATGTCCTCCGTGCCGTTGCCGTGGTGCACGTCAAAGTCCACCACCGCCACGCGCTGCAGGTTATAGCGCTGCAACGCATATTTGGCGGCCACCGCCACGTTGTTGAAGAAGCAAAACCCCATGGCCTTGCTGCGGGTGGCATGGTGGCCCGGGGGGCGCACGGCGCAAAAGGCATTTTCCAGCTCACCCGCCATCACCGCATCGGTGGCGGCCAGCGCAGCGCCTGCGGCGCGCAAAGCGGCTTTCCAGGTGTGGGCATTGATGGAGGTGTCCGTGTCCAGCTGCGAGTAGTTGGGCCCGCCCGCCATCAGCTCTTCATTCAGGCGATCCGACAGGCCCCGCAGCGCCGCCACATGCATGCGGTCGTGCGCCAGTTCAATGTCGGCCAATGCGGCCTCGGGGGCTTCAAACCGCTCCAGCGCATCGCCCACGCCGGTGACCAGCAAGCGGTCTTCAATGGCATCTAGGCGCTCGGGGCATTCGGGGTGGCCCGGGCCCATTTCGTGTTTCCAACAGTCCCTGTGCGTGAAATAGCCCGTCTTGCTCACAGTCTTGTCCCCGTGTCTCAGATTTTTCAGAGTTTTTCGGATAACGTTGCGCCATGGATGCACAGCACAAAATCAAATCGCTTTTAGACCAGCTTAACACGGTGATCGTAGGCAAAAAGGCCCAGGTTCAAGACTGCGTGGCCTGCCTGCTGGCCGGGGGCCACCTGCTGATTGAGGACGTGCCCGGCGTTGGCAAGACCACCTTGGCCCACGCGCTGTCGCGCACCTTCGGTCTGCAGTTTTCGCGGGTGCAGTTCACTGCCGACCTGATGCCCAGCGACCTGACCGGCGTGTCGGTGTACGAGCGCGGCAAGGAAGGCTTTGTCTTTCACCCCGGCCCGGTGTTTGCCCAGGTGCTGCTGGCCGATGAAATCAACCGCGCCAGCCCCAAAACGCAAAGTGCCTTGCTCGAAGCCATGGAAGAAAAGCAGGTCTCGGTCGAAGGCGCCACCCGGCCCCTGCCCCACCCCTTTTTCGTGATCGCCACACAGAACCCACTCGACCAGCTTGGCACCTTCGCGCTGCCTGAATCGCAGCTGGACCGTTTTTTGATGCGCATCTCCATTGGCTACCCCGACCGCGCCTCAGAGCGCCTGCTGCTGGCCGGATCAGACCGCCGCGACATGGTGGACACCCTGCCCGCCCTGCTGGACGCCCCCGAGCTGGCCGAGCTGCAACGCCAGGTGCTGGCCGTGCATGCGTCCGATGCCCTGCTGAACTACGTGCAAGACCTGGTGGCCGCCACGCGCTCGGGCCAATGGTTTTTGCAAGGCCTGTCGCCCCGTGCGGGGATTGCCCTCGTGCGCGCGGCCAAGGCGCAGGCATTGATCAGCGGGCGCGACTATGTCGCCCCTGACGACGTGCAGGCCGTGCTGCCCCAAACCATTGCCCACCGCCTAGTGCCTGTGGGCGATGCCGGGCGCGGCGCAGTAGAGCAAGTGCGTGCCATGGTCGATGCCACCCCCCTGGCGTGATGGCTGGCACAGCAACCCGCCCCGCTGCCCCAAAGCCGTTGGCAGGCGTTGTCGGGGGCTTCTCGCCCCTGGCGCCGCTGCGTCGGCGCTTTCGTGCCTGGTGGGAGGGGCGCCTCAAGCGCGATGACACCCTCACCCTGACCCAGCGCAACGTCTATATCGTGCCCACCGGGCCGGGGTGGATGCTGGCCGTCACCCTGCTGGTGCTACTGGTGGCGTCCATCAACTTCCAGCTCAACCTGGGCTACCTGTTCACCTTCATGCTGGCGGGCAGTGCCGCCATCGGCATGCACATCTGCCACGCCACGCTGCGCGGCATCACTTTGCACCTCAAGCCGCCCCAGCCCCAGTTCATGGGCACCAGCGCAGCGCTGGAGGTGCAACTGTCCAGCCTCCGCACCACGCCGCGCTATGGCATTGGCGTGGCCGTGCACGAGCCCGAAGCCCACGCCGAGCACCACTGGGCCTGGACCGATGTACCTGCCCAGGGCCAGGCCACGGTGCAGGTGGCGTTCCAGCCCCAGCGGCGCGGCCTGCACCCGGTGCCTACGTTGACGGCCGAAACGCGCTTTCCCATGGGCACTTTCCGCGTCTGGACCTATTGGCGCCCGGCCTCTCAAATCCTGGTGTACCCCGCCCCCGAGGTACCCGCCGCGCCCCTGCCCCCCGGCGAGCCCCGCGCCGCAGGCAAGGGCAGCGCCAACAGCCAGGGCATTGGCGAATTTGACGGCGTGCGTGCCTAC
This genomic window contains:
- a CDS encoding histone deacetylase family protein, which gives rise to MGPGHPECPERLDAIEDRLLVTGVGDALERFEAPEAALADIELAHDRMHVAALRGLSDRLNEELMAGGPNYSQLDTDTSINAHTWKAALRAAGAALAATDAVMAGELENAFCAVRPPGHHATRSKAMGFCFFNNVAVAAKYALQRYNLQRVAVVDFDVHHGNGTEDILAGDSRALMVSIFQHPFYPYSGDVDPAPNMVNVPVAAYTRGMDVREIIEMMWIPRLEAFKPEMIFVSAGFDAHREDDMGQLGLTEQDYTWITQRVKDIARRYSKGRIVSCLEGGYVMGPLARSVEAHLRVLADL
- a CDS encoding electron transfer flavoprotein subunit beta/FixA family protein, which encodes MKVLVPVKRVVDYNVKVRVKSDNTGVDIANVKMSMNPFDEIAVEEAVRLKEKGLVTEVIAVSCGVAQCQETLRTAMAIGADRAILVETDVELQPLAVAKLLKALVDKEQPALIILGKQAIDDDANQTGQMLAALADLPQATNASKVELAADKVNVTREIDGGLETLALTLPAVITTDLRLNEPRYVTLPNIMKAKKKQLDTVKPEDLGVDVAPRLKTLKVTEPAKRGAGVKVADVAALVEKLKNEAKVI
- a CDS encoding enoyl-CoA hydratase — protein: MTVLDTAQMSLQAPQSPLAVARDERGVITLTLNDPGRFNALGSEMLVALQQALDAVAQDPSARAVVLAAQGKAFCAGHNLKDMAAHPDQAWYQKLFAQCSRMMLTIHKLPVPVIARVQGMATAAGCQLVAQCDLAVAAEDASFATSGIHYGLFCATPSVPLVRNVPAKRAMEMLLTGDFIDARTAQAQGLLNRVVPANALDAEVETLLQSILEKPRAAIAMGKALVYQQRELGIEAAYQLAGQTMALNMMDPAAQEGARAFAEKRTPEWKR
- a CDS encoding DUF58 domain-containing protein, producing the protein MAGTATRPAAPKPLAGVVGGFSPLAPLRRRFRAWWEGRLKRDDTLTLTQRNVYIVPTGPGWMLAVTLLVLLVASINFQLNLGYLFTFMLAGSAAIGMHICHATLRGITLHLKPPQPQFMGTSAALEVQLSSLRTTPRYGIGVAVHEPEAHAEHHWAWTDVPAQGQATVQVAFQPQRRGLHPVPTLTAETRFPMGTFRVWTYWRPASQILVYPAPEVPAAPLPPGEPRAAGKGSANSQGIGEFDGVRAYRRGDPLKLVVWKKAAKSLGSGTDDLVSRDAQQSQRQELWLDVNKANLPDPEARISRVTAWVLQADRLGLDYGLRVPGREIAPGSGAAHRMQCLEALALC
- a CDS encoding acyl-CoA dehydrogenase; its protein translation is MSYTAPVKDMLFDIEHLANIEQIAQIPGFEDAGLDTATAVLEECAKFNEGVLAPLNFEGDKNPSSWEDGVVTTTPGFKEAFRQYGEGGWQGLQHPADFGGQGLPKTIGAACIEMTNSANMSFALCPLLTDGAIEALLTAGSDELKATYLEKLVTGEWTGTMNLTEPQAGSDLALVRTRAEPQPDGTYKIFGTKIFITYGEHDMAENIVHLVLARVQGAPEGVKGISLFVVPKFMVNQDGTLGARNDAHCVSIEHKLGIKASPTAVLQFGDHGGAVGYLVGQENRGLEYMFIMMNAARYAVGMQGIAISERAYQKAVQYAKDRVQSRPVDGSIAASAAIIHHPDVKRMLMTMRATVEGCRAMATVAAAAFDAAHHHPDADTRKQNQAFYEFMVPLVKGYSTETSLEVTSLGVQVHGGMGFIEETGAAQYYRDAKILTIYEGTTAIQANDLVGRKTARDGGQVAKGIAAQIEKTESELLASGTPAALAVAKRLTAARKALLDVIDFVAGGTKAQPNAVFAGSVPYLMLAGNVVAGWQLARSLLVAQDLLQKGQDEAFMRAKITTAQFYADHILVKAPGLRDSIVEGAASVTELALEAF
- a CDS encoding electron transfer flavoprotein subunit alpha/FixB family protein, whose amino-acid sequence is MSVLVIAEHDNASIKGATLNTVTAAVACGGDVHVLVAGHNAGAAAQAAAQIAGVSKVIHADAASLAHGLAENVAAQVLAIASNYSHILFPATAGGKNVAPRVAAKLDVAQISDITKVVSQDTFERPIYAGNAIATVQSADSVKVITVRTTGFDAAAATGGSAAVETAAATADAGKSSYVGSEIAKNDRPELTAAKIIVSGGRALGSAEKFNEVITPLADKLGAAIGASRAAVDAGYAPNDLQVGQTGKIVAPQLYIAAGISGAIQHLAGMKDSKVIVAINKDPEAPIFSVADYGLEADLFTAVPELVKAL
- a CDS encoding MoxR family ATPase, whose amino-acid sequence is MDAQHKIKSLLDQLNTVIVGKKAQVQDCVACLLAGGHLLIEDVPGVGKTTLAHALSRTFGLQFSRVQFTADLMPSDLTGVSVYERGKEGFVFHPGPVFAQVLLADEINRASPKTQSALLEAMEEKQVSVEGATRPLPHPFFVIATQNPLDQLGTFALPESQLDRFLMRISIGYPDRASERLLLAGSDRRDMVDTLPALLDAPELAELQRQVLAVHASDALLNYVQDLVAATRSGQWFLQGLSPRAGIALVRAAKAQALISGRDYVAPDDVQAVLPQTIAHRLVPVGDAGRGAVEQVRAMVDATPLA